Proteins encoded together in one Mycolicibacter minnesotensis window:
- a CDS encoding phage tail family protein: METVVELEGVDGEWFTLAGPRAGDRGVYLGTGVTGLYDPSVNVVYEELGNYPGARYLNHRILRRDIAFSVDILHDGGASSSWLSRDAEWRKAWAFDRDCKLHVTTNESGTRYLKCRLGKAPDISLFTDPKKNTANRADMTVIAGDPFWYEKDVVYSVETRTDTRFTPAFIGGTWSWANQPKETLYITVDPSDARGGLNPTDQYIFPKWTVPASAEPIPGIDFNGIGHFDIPWEKAPFTQFVIPDYSFEDPEQENRRLRTPALINGEDCVIDTDPREEQFSAANGAPIWSRMNGVRFRNAIPPYTRSKTFEITVSGCAPGQVITLRLPRPWSRPWGME, encoded by the coding sequence ATGGAAACCGTCGTTGAGCTCGAAGGGGTCGACGGCGAGTGGTTCACCCTCGCCGGTCCCCGTGCAGGCGACCGGGGGGTGTACCTAGGTACCGGGGTCACAGGTCTGTATGACCCCTCAGTGAACGTGGTCTACGAGGAGCTGGGAAATTACCCTGGCGCTCGTTACTTGAACCACCGGATTCTTCGGCGAGACATCGCCTTCAGCGTCGACATCCTTCACGACGGCGGAGCTTCCAGCTCCTGGTTGTCGCGGGATGCAGAGTGGCGCAAGGCATGGGCTTTCGATCGTGACTGCAAGCTGCACGTCACCACCAACGAATCCGGCACCCGGTACCTCAAGTGTCGGCTGGGCAAGGCCCCCGACATCTCGCTGTTCACCGATCCAAAGAAGAACACCGCCAACCGTGCTGACATGACGGTTATCGCAGGCGACCCGTTCTGGTACGAAAAGGACGTCGTCTACTCGGTTGAGACGAGGACCGACACGCGGTTCACGCCGGCGTTCATCGGCGGCACCTGGTCTTGGGCCAACCAGCCCAAAGAGACGTTGTATATCACGGTCGATCCCTCGGATGCCAGGGGCGGATTGAACCCGACCGACCAGTACATCTTCCCGAAATGGACTGTGCCGGCGTCCGCCGAGCCGATCCCGGGAATTGACTTCAACGGAATCGGGCATTTCGACATCCCCTGGGAGAAAGCACCGTTCACTCAGTTCGTGATCCCGGACTACTCGTTCGAGGATCCCGAGCAGGAGAACAGGCGCCTGCGTACGCCGGCTCTGATCAACGGCGAGGACTGTGTCATCGACACCGACCCGCGGGAAGAGCAGTTCTCGGCCGCTAACGGCGCGCCGATCTGGTCGCGGATGAACGGTGTTCGATTCCGCAACGCGATCCCGCCGTACACTCGCTCGAAGACCTTCGAGATAACCGTAAGCGGCTGCGCCCCTGGCCAGGTCATCACCTTGAGGCTGCCTCGCCCGTGGTCGCGTCCGTGGGGTATGGAATGA
- a CDS encoding Gp37-like protein translates to MVASVGYGMSGLATVEASDDLWNLLQDRRAERERTRLAAPTVRLWDGDYRLRGEVATWRSLAYEFIENDTGTATLRLPLSHHLAKWVLDFKGREKRNVHVTIEKHGSRWSGFMDYYKVVKTEGGDNYLEIAFLNDYEQAKHIYVWCNPFLRPELQFPKLWTIFGPAKWCCLVTLFVNILRLESSIWTLPDDPTDINEWMGLSFNAANWRNIVKPFDILSDNSNTEVVFSRFRSWHDTVQQILQDAQLTVVCRRYLKGEDRHPFSDLWKNLDPSVASTIEDLIPLRHGCLVWDIVDNSGWGTETAFGGSLLTGLVRSVVNIASDGYTEGVDIFMGDPTFPDEYYQPGFLGTSPKAPWVVFEEGPLTGIKQSEFVYHEATDTSFLTGGMSMPGVNEAISAGVNMAGDLLSSYISTQIAALPGVAAAGGAIDFPSLGGSMDAVAKLFYEDVFLAFMEIPTLRAIGTKLPLPGLEDKVTGLGDFHLFEGWADGADRAFTISAMVALRAKIYATRAHTSHTLKVADASPYIIGEPGYGHFWLGNRVGTTVLGFPDPHLVFVERVHKIRYEWDENGSNGWDITIGRREPKDLAVQVEEWFRELTGLGPTGTF, encoded by the coding sequence GTGGTCGCGTCCGTGGGGTATGGAATGAGCGGGCTAGCGACTGTCGAGGCGTCGGACGACCTCTGGAACCTGCTCCAGGACCGCAGGGCCGAGCGAGAGCGGACGCGGCTAGCCGCTCCAACGGTTCGACTGTGGGACGGAGACTACCGGCTGCGTGGTGAGGTTGCCACCTGGCGATCCCTCGCCTACGAATTCATCGAGAACGACACCGGCACAGCAACGCTGAGATTGCCACTGTCGCACCACCTAGCCAAGTGGGTGTTGGACTTCAAGGGCCGCGAGAAGCGGAACGTCCACGTCACCATCGAAAAGCATGGCTCTCGGTGGTCGGGATTCATGGACTACTACAAGGTAGTGAAAACCGAAGGCGGCGACAACTACCTGGAGATCGCTTTCCTGAACGACTACGAGCAGGCCAAGCATATCTACGTTTGGTGTAACCCGTTCTTGAGGCCGGAGCTGCAGTTCCCGAAGCTGTGGACCATCTTCGGTCCTGCAAAATGGTGTTGCTTGGTAACCCTTTTCGTCAACATTCTTCGACTCGAGTCGTCGATCTGGACGCTGCCTGATGATCCTACGGACATCAATGAGTGGATGGGGCTCTCGTTCAACGCAGCCAACTGGCGGAACATCGTCAAGCCGTTCGACATCTTGTCGGATAACTCGAACACTGAGGTGGTGTTCTCCCGGTTCCGGTCATGGCACGACACTGTCCAGCAGATCCTGCAGGATGCTCAGCTCACGGTCGTCTGTCGTCGTTACCTCAAAGGCGAAGACCGACACCCGTTCTCGGACCTCTGGAAGAACCTGGATCCCAGTGTCGCTAGCACCATCGAGGATCTGATCCCGCTACGGCACGGCTGCCTGGTATGGGACATCGTGGACAACTCCGGCTGGGGCACCGAAACCGCATTCGGCGGATCGCTACTGACTGGTCTCGTTCGGTCTGTAGTGAACATCGCGTCCGACGGCTACACCGAAGGCGTCGATATTTTCATGGGGGATCCGACCTTCCCCGACGAGTACTACCAGCCCGGGTTCCTGGGAACCTCACCGAAGGCCCCTTGGGTCGTCTTCGAAGAGGGCCCTTTGACCGGTATCAAGCAGTCGGAGTTCGTCTACCACGAAGCGACGGACACCTCGTTCTTGACTGGCGGCATGAGTATGCCTGGTGTCAACGAAGCCATCAGCGCCGGAGTGAACATGGCCGGGGATCTCTTGTCCTCGTACATCAGCACGCAAATAGCCGCTCTTCCGGGCGTGGCGGCGGCGGGTGGTGCTATCGACTTCCCGTCGCTAGGCGGGTCGATGGACGCCGTGGCAAAGCTCTTCTACGAGGATGTCTTCCTGGCGTTCATGGAGATTCCAACGCTGCGTGCCATTGGCACCAAATTGCCTCTGCCTGGCCTGGAGGACAAGGTCACCGGTCTCGGCGACTTCCACCTCTTCGAGGGTTGGGCTGACGGTGCAGATCGCGCTTTCACGATCTCGGCGATGGTTGCGCTTCGGGCGAAGATCTACGCGACCCGCGCCCACACATCGCACACACTCAAGGTCGCCGATGCGTCACCGTACATCATCGGTGAGCCTGGTTACGGGCACTTCTGGCTTGGGAACCGGGTCGGCACAACGGTGCTCGGGTTCCCCGACCCTCATCTTGTGTTCGTAGAACGGGTCCACAAGATCCGGTACGAGTGGGATGAGAACGGCTCCAATGGCTGGGATATCACTATCGGACGGCGGGAGCCGAAAGATCTGGCGGTGCAGGTAGAGGAATGGTTCCGTGAACTCACCGGCCTAGGGCCAACGGGAACTTTCTAG